A single genomic interval of Blattabacterium sp. (Nauphoeta cinerea) harbors:
- the metG gene encoding methionine--tRNA ligase, which translates to MKKPNKYTVTAALPYANGPIHIGHLAGVYLPADIFVRFLRRKKIDVIFICGSDEHGAPIAIQAKKEKKTPQEIVNKYHDMIKDCFDNFGIQFDHYSRTSTKIHHEISTSFFKKLHEKKRFLKKYLNNIMTKKNNNFADRYISGTCPHCRNEEAYGDQCENCGSPLIPEDLIYPKSTISGSFPILKKTKHWYFPLNQYQKFLEKWILIDHKKDWKVNVYGQAKSWLDQGLKPRAITRDLNWGVPVSEETGKVLYVWFEAPIGYISSTIEWSKQKKIDWEPYWKDERTKLIQFIGKDNIVFHCIIFPVILQAYNSGYILPDQILANEFLHIENKKISTSKNWAVWVHEYLKDFPNQQDTLRYILIANMPEKKDNNFNWKDFQRKNNTELIAILGNFVNRSLTLIQKYNKGIVPKPEMLSIKDKNILIKIKNYPQYIGDLIESYQFRESLACFMNLARLGNKYLTEEEPWNNKKKEKRVNTILYVSLQIVGILAQLAEPFLPHTAKKLLNMLRLKTFFWNQIKNIEEILCPGHVLGKTTFLFIKITNESIEKQIKKLKNR; encoded by the coding sequence ATGAAAAAACCAAATAAATATACAGTTACTGCGGCTTTACCATATGCAAATGGCCCAATTCATATAGGACATTTGGCAGGAGTTTATTTACCTGCAGATATTTTTGTTCGTTTTCTTAGACGAAAAAAAATAGATGTTATTTTTATATGTGGATCGGATGAACATGGAGCCCCTATTGCTATACAAGCGAAAAAAGAAAAAAAAACTCCTCAAGAAATAGTCAATAAGTATCATGATATGATTAAAGATTGTTTTGATAATTTTGGTATACAATTTGATCATTATTCCAGAACCTCTACAAAAATTCATCACGAAATTTCTACATCCTTTTTTAAAAAACTTCATGAAAAAAAAAGATTTTTAAAAAAATATCTGAACAATATTATGACGAAAAAGAACAACAATTTTGCGGATAGGTACATATCTGGGACATGCCCCCATTGTAGAAATGAAGAAGCTTATGGAGATCAATGCGAAAATTGTGGAAGTCCGCTAATCCCTGAAGATTTAATATATCCAAAATCGACTATAAGTGGAAGTTTTCCGATTTTAAAAAAAACTAAACATTGGTACTTTCCTTTAAATCAATATCAAAAATTTTTAGAAAAATGGATTTTAATTGATCATAAAAAAGATTGGAAAGTGAATGTGTATGGACAAGCAAAATCTTGGTTAGACCAAGGATTAAAACCTCGTGCGATAACAAGAGATTTAAATTGGGGAGTTCCTGTTTCTGAAGAAACAGGAAAAGTTTTATATGTATGGTTTGAAGCTCCTATCGGATACATTTCTTCTACCATAGAATGGTCTAAACAAAAAAAAATAGATTGGGAACCTTATTGGAAAGACGAAAGGACCAAATTAATTCAGTTTATAGGAAAAGATAATATTGTTTTTCATTGCATTATTTTTCCAGTTATTCTTCAAGCATATAATAGTGGATATATCCTTCCAGATCAAATATTGGCTAATGAATTTCTTCATATAGAAAATAAGAAAATATCTACTTCTAAAAATTGGGCCGTATGGGTTCATGAATATTTAAAAGATTTTCCAAATCAACAGGATACCCTTCGTTATATTCTTATAGCTAATATGCCTGAAAAAAAAGATAATAATTTTAATTGGAAAGATTTTCAAAGAAAAAATAATACTGAGTTGATTGCTATATTAGGTAATTTTGTGAATAGAAGTCTAACTTTAATCCAAAAATATAATAAAGGCATTGTTCCTAAACCTGAAATGTTATCTATTAAGGATAAAAATATTTTAATAAAAATTAAAAATTATCCACAATACATAGGTGATTTAATTGAATCTTATCAATTTCGAGAATCCTTAGCATGTTTTATGAATTTAGCTAGACTGGGAAACAAATATTTGACAGAAGAAGAACCTTGGAACAATAAAAAGAAAGAAAAGCGTGTCAACACCATACTTTATGTATCGCTACAAATTGTTGGGATATTAGCTCAATTAGCAGAACCTTTTCTTCCACATACGGCAAAAAAATTGTTAAATATGCTTCGTTTGAAAACTTTTTTTTGGAATCAAATCAAAAACATAGAAGAAATTTTGTGTCCAGGACATGTCTTAGGAAAGACTACATTTTTATTTATAAAAATTACCAACGAAAGTATTGAAAAACAGATAAAAAAACTGAAAAATAGATGA
- the lon gene encoding endopeptidase La, whose amino-acid sequence MLLKNIFTESGFESEAEFIPLMSQDEEDQLLKDDIPEQLCILTVRNMVLYSGIVFPIIAGKSGSIQLLQDAYGLDKTVGVLTQKNSGIENLSEKDLYSIGTVAKILKLLKMPDGNTTVILQGKRRFKVNRFIQNDPYFKAEIIALEENKPSCKDKEYLALVESIKEIAIKIIQDNPNIPSEASIAIRNIESPSFLINFVAANMNLATRDKQKLLEYDDLKKRAMETLRFLNVEHQQIKLKNDIQSRVRSDMDQQQREYFLHQQIKAIQEELGDISYEKEIDEMRVKASRKKWPKEAKKQFDRELLKMQRTNPQMPEYTVQRNYLELMIDLPWGRYSKDNFDLEYAQKILDRDHYGLEKVKERIIEYLAVLKLRGDMRSPILCFYGPPGVGKTSLGRSIATALKRKYVRISLGGLHDESEIRGHRRTYIGAMPGRLLQSIRKVGTSNPVFVIDEIDKMGIGTNGDPSSAMLEVLDPEQNTSFYDNFLEMGYDLSKVLFIATANSLSHIQPALIDRMEVIEMNGYTVEEKTQIVKKHILPKQLKDNGLKKSDLILGTKQIEKVIESYTRESGLRTLEKHIAKLARYVAKHIAMNKKYVKLLSIEKIESILGIPNDPDRYEENNVPGVVTGLAWTHFGGDILYIESSLSKGKGHLSITGNLGEVMKESATIALQYIKAHYKEFNIDPIMFEEKNVHVHVPEGAVPKDGPSAGITMLTSLVSSFTKRKLRPHLAMTGEITLRGKVLPVGGIKEKILAAKRANIKEIILSQENKKDVEEIKTEHLKGLTFDYVRNMNDVIYLALL is encoded by the coding sequence ATGTTATTAAAAAATATATTTACAGAATCTGGATTCGAGTCTGAAGCTGAGTTTATACCCTTAATGAGTCAAGATGAAGAAGATCAATTGCTTAAAGACGATATTCCTGAACAATTATGTATCTTAACAGTAAGAAATATGGTTTTGTATTCTGGAATTGTTTTTCCAATTATAGCAGGAAAAAGTGGATCCATACAATTGTTGCAAGATGCTTATGGATTAGATAAAACAGTTGGAGTATTAACACAAAAAAATTCTGGAATCGAAAATCTTAGTGAAAAAGATTTGTATTCTATTGGAACGGTTGCTAAAATATTGAAATTATTGAAAATGCCTGATGGAAATACCACTGTTATTTTGCAGGGAAAAAGGAGATTTAAAGTCAATCGTTTTATTCAAAATGATCCATATTTTAAAGCAGAAATTATAGCGTTAGAAGAAAATAAACCTTCCTGTAAGGATAAAGAATACCTTGCTTTAGTAGAATCTATAAAAGAAATAGCTATAAAAATTATTCAAGATAATCCCAACATTCCATCAGAAGCAAGCATTGCTATTCGTAATATAGAAAGTCCTTCTTTCTTAATAAATTTCGTAGCAGCTAATATGAATTTAGCTACTAGAGATAAACAAAAATTGTTAGAATACGATGATTTGAAAAAAAGAGCAATGGAAACATTGCGTTTTCTAAATGTAGAACATCAACAAATTAAATTAAAAAACGATATTCAATCCCGTGTTCGGAGTGATATGGACCAGCAACAAAGAGAATATTTCTTGCATCAGCAAATCAAAGCTATCCAAGAAGAACTGGGAGACATTTCTTATGAAAAAGAAATAGACGAAATGCGTGTTAAAGCTTCCAGAAAAAAATGGCCAAAGGAAGCAAAAAAACAGTTTGACAGAGAATTGCTAAAAATGCAAAGAACTAATCCTCAAATGCCAGAATATACGGTTCAAAGAAATTATCTTGAATTAATGATTGATCTACCTTGGGGGAGATATTCAAAGGATAATTTTGATTTAGAATATGCACAAAAAATATTAGATAGAGATCATTATGGATTAGAAAAAGTTAAAGAGCGTATTATAGAATATTTAGCTGTATTAAAATTGAGAGGAGATATGCGTTCCCCTATTCTATGTTTTTATGGTCCACCTGGAGTTGGAAAAACTTCTTTAGGAAGATCTATAGCTACCGCGCTGAAAAGAAAATACGTTCGCATTTCTTTGGGAGGATTGCATGATGAATCAGAAATACGGGGACATAGAAGGACTTATATAGGAGCTATGCCTGGTAGGTTATTACAATCTATTCGAAAAGTAGGAACTTCAAATCCAGTTTTTGTTATAGACGAAATAGACAAAATGGGAATAGGAACAAATGGAGATCCTTCTTCTGCTATGTTGGAAGTTTTAGATCCGGAACAAAACACCTCATTTTACGATAATTTTTTAGAAATGGGTTACGATTTATCAAAAGTGTTATTTATTGCTACAGCAAATTCACTTTCCCATATTCAACCTGCTCTAATAGATCGAATGGAGGTTATAGAAATGAATGGATATACTGTAGAAGAAAAAACACAAATTGTAAAAAAACACATATTACCCAAACAATTAAAAGATAATGGATTAAAAAAATCAGATTTAATACTTGGGACGAAACAGATAGAAAAAGTCATTGAAAGTTATACAAGAGAATCTGGATTAAGAACTTTAGAAAAACATATTGCTAAATTAGCACGTTATGTAGCTAAACATATTGCGATGAATAAAAAATATGTAAAGCTTTTGAGTATTGAAAAAATAGAAAGTATTCTTGGAATCCCCAATGATCCAGATCGTTATGAAGAAAATAATGTTCCAGGTGTGGTGACTGGTTTAGCTTGGACTCATTTTGGGGGAGATATTTTATATATTGAATCCAGTTTATCTAAAGGGAAAGGTCATTTAAGTATTACTGGGAATTTAGGAGAGGTGATGAAAGAATCTGCTACAATTGCTTTACAGTACATTAAAGCTCATTATAAAGAATTTAATATAGATCCTATAATGTTTGAAGAAAAAAATGTACATGTTCACGTTCCTGAAGGTGCAGTCCCTAAAGATGGACCATCTGCAGGAATAACAATGTTAACATCTTTAGTATCAAGTTTTACCAAAAGAAAGTTAAGACCTCATTTAGCTATGACAGGAGAAATCACTCTAAGAGGGAAAGTTCTCCCTGTTGGTGGAATTAAAGAAAAAATTCTAGCAGCTAAACGTGCTAATATTAAAGAAATTATTCTATCACAAGAGAATAAAAAAGATGTAGAAGAAATTAAAACCGAACACTTAAAAGGATTAACCTTTGATTATGTCAGAAATATGAATGATGTCATTTATTTAGCTTTATTGTAA
- a CDS encoding porin → MKKTKITLFILFLGFFCPFHSYSEIIKQKKTTDDDSHSNMFLDFSSSLNSTVKTVKKEFYEGSRFSENYLNLEIIGKANDKISYRFTKQLKKTENSEMMDLAYLKYKWNDKLYLLIGKQPFSFGSMEYANANSSYAYRYPHVYKKKENPVGFSFLYIPIKDHELQFQIVNGTKKKEDYITKKMSHPMGCSVNWNWSLFNNKIIKNRWSYSIFQENENKKFWKLLALGSQLNFKPLSIEADYIFSDEDIEKNGRITNIIYSLNNEYYNTNHAASVKYGTYLVKLKYNFLPKWNFIAKGVYEIGTSKKEMNDILVKNKLFKKAYTYYGGVEFLPIMKSDDLSLHLIYQNHRVNYSLDPIKKENENNHIIILGFSYRVKMI, encoded by the coding sequence ATGAAAAAAACAAAAATTACTTTATTTATTCTTTTTTTAGGATTTTTTTGTCCTTTTCATAGTTATTCGGAAATTATAAAACAAAAAAAAACAACAGATGACGATTCTCATTCCAACATGTTTTTAGATTTTTCTAGTAGTCTGAACTCTACAGTCAAAACTGTCAAAAAAGAATTTTATGAAGGTTCTCGTTTTTCAGAAAATTATTTAAACTTGGAAATAATAGGAAAAGCCAATGATAAAATAAGTTATCGTTTTACAAAACAGTTGAAAAAAACAGAAAATTCTGAAATGATGGATTTAGCTTATTTAAAATATAAGTGGAACGATAAACTTTATTTATTAATTGGAAAACAACCTTTTTCTTTTGGTAGTATGGAATATGCTAATGCTAATAGTTCCTACGCATATCGCTATCCACATGTATACAAAAAAAAGGAGAATCCTGTTGGATTTAGCTTTCTTTATATTCCTATAAAAGATCATGAATTGCAATTTCAAATTGTCAATGGAACGAAAAAAAAAGAAGACTATATAACTAAAAAAATGAGTCATCCTATGGGATGTTCTGTGAATTGGAATTGGAGTTTATTTAATAATAAAATCATTAAAAATAGATGGTCTTATTCTATTTTTCAAGAAAATGAAAATAAAAAATTTTGGAAATTACTAGCTTTAGGGAGCCAATTAAATTTTAAACCTTTATCCATAGAAGCAGACTATATATTTAGCGACGAAGATATCGAAAAAAACGGGAGGATAACAAATATTATATATTCATTGAATAATGAATATTATAATACTAATCATGCCGCTTCCGTGAAATATGGAACTTATTTAGTGAAGTTAAAATATAATTTTCTTCCGAAATGGAATTTCATTGCGAAAGGAGTATATGAAATAGGGACCTCTAAAAAAGAAATGAATGACATTTTAGTAAAAAATAAATTGTTTAAAAAAGCATATACTTATTATGGAGGTGTAGAATTTCTTCCTATCATGAAAAGTGATGATCTGAGTTTACATTTGATATATCAAAACCACAGAGTCAATTACAGTTTAGATCCAATTAAAAAAGAAAATGAGAATAATCATATTATCATTTTGGGATTCAGTTATCGTGTTAAAATGATTTAA
- a CDS encoding DNA translocase FtsK, with product MFLFLSFFSFLFHWKNDQSQIEKLFDKEIIAENLLGKMGAAISHYFIHCGTGVSAFSIPIFLFLTGLKIIFIKKKLLNNFYKSTIYKLLFFNVWLPIFFYVIIPNQGIFSGVFGFEIGNYLIHLFGKVGLYMLIFTSIIFYLIIVFHINISTLPIKNGIKKKTQNINKKIDTKLNFHNMKIVNQPNMNYDLDKNILHSILSKKKEYFSSIDLKTDLELESNKKKIIQILNYYNIEISELKANIGPTITLYEIYPKLGTRISKIKNLKNEIALNLSAISIRIIAPIPGKGSIGIEIPNYKRSPVYIKDILFSEESNKKSHKMELPISLGKTVFNEIFIIDLAKMPHLLIAGSTGQGKSVGLNVMIVFLLYKKNPEDIKFILIDPKKVELSVYKKISKSYFATLPNSIEPIITDLHKVKNILNSLCQEMDQRYAILEKHKVRNIKEYNNIIKYNKYHLPYIILIIDEFADLNINNNQKIEIYITRLAQLARAVGIHLIIATQRPSVDVITGLIKSNFTARIAFRVSSKIDSRTILDCTGAEQLIGKGDMFFSNKNELIRLQCPFIELSDLKKIVDFYGKNHKQNEYFFLPEPNMNE from the coding sequence ATTTTTTTATTTTTAAGTTTTTTTTCTTTTCTTTTTCATTGGAAAAATGATCAAAGTCAGATTGAAAAACTTTTTGATAAAGAAATTATAGCAGAAAATTTACTTGGAAAAATGGGAGCTGCTATATCTCACTATTTTATTCATTGTGGAACAGGAGTTAGTGCTTTTTCTATTCCTATATTTTTATTTTTAACCGGATTAAAAATTATTTTTATTAAAAAAAAATTGTTAAATAATTTTTATAAATCAACAATATATAAGTTGCTATTTTTTAACGTATGGCTTCCCATTTTTTTTTATGTTATTATTCCTAATCAAGGAATATTCAGTGGAGTTTTCGGATTTGAAATAGGAAACTATTTAATTCATTTATTTGGAAAAGTAGGATTATATATGCTTATTTTCACGAGTATTATTTTTTACTTGATCATTGTTTTTCATATCAATATCAGTACTTTACCCATAAAAAATGGCATAAAAAAAAAAACACAAAATATTAACAAAAAAATAGATACAAAATTGAATTTTCATAATATGAAAATTGTAAATCAACCCAATATGAATTATGATTTAGATAAAAACATTCTTCATTCTATTTTATCTAAAAAAAAAGAATATTTTTCATCTATTGATTTGAAAACAGATTTAGAATTGGAATCTAATAAAAAAAAAATAATTCAAATTCTAAATTATTATAATATAGAAATATCTGAACTAAAAGCTAATATAGGACCTACTATAACTTTATATGAAATATATCCTAAGTTGGGGACACGTATTTCCAAAATAAAGAACTTAAAAAATGAGATTGCATTAAATTTATCCGCTATTTCTATAAGAATTATAGCTCCTATACCTGGAAAAGGATCCATTGGAATAGAAATCCCCAATTATAAACGTTCCCCCGTTTATATAAAAGACATTCTTTTTTCAGAAGAAAGTAACAAAAAAAGTCATAAAATGGAACTTCCCATTTCTTTAGGTAAAACAGTATTTAATGAGATTTTTATTATAGATTTAGCAAAAATGCCCCATTTACTTATAGCAGGATCAACAGGACAAGGAAAATCTGTAGGATTAAATGTTATGATTGTTTTTCTATTATATAAAAAAAATCCAGAAGATATCAAATTTATTTTGATTGACCCAAAAAAAGTAGAATTATCAGTATACAAAAAAATTTCAAAATCCTATTTTGCTACACTTCCAAATTCCATAGAACCGATTATTACAGATTTACATAAAGTAAAAAATATATTAAATTCTTTATGTCAAGAAATGGATCAAAGATATGCTATTTTAGAAAAACATAAGGTTAGAAATATTAAAGAATATAATAATATAATAAAATACAATAAGTACCACTTACCTTATATCATATTAATTATTGATGAATTTGCCGATTTAAATATTAATAATAATCAAAAAATAGAAATATACATAACTCGATTAGCACAACTTGCTAGAGCTGTAGGGATTCATTTGATTATAGCCACACAACGTCCATCAGTAGATGTAATTACTGGATTAATTAAATCCAATTTTACGGCAAGAATTGCATTTAGAGTAAGTTCGAAAATAGATTCTAGAACTATATTAGATTGCACAGGGGCTGAACAATTAATAGGAAAAGGAGATATGTTTTTTTCTAATAAAAATGAATTGATACGATTACAATGTCCATTTATAGAATTGTCAGACCTAAAAAAAATTGTTGATTTTTATGGAAAAAATCATAAACAAAATGAGTACTTTTTTTTGCCAGAACCAAATATGAATGAGTGA
- the lysA gene encoding diaminopimelate decarboxylase, with product MMHELENKRNSVQGEYLIQLAKKYGTPLYVYDSCKIRKQYMKMKKAFHGIKNLIINYACKANTNLNILKFLQKLGSGLDTVSIQEVELGLKAGFHPKSIIFTPNCVSIQEIKKAVDFGVRINLDNLSILEQFGESYPDYAIGIRINPHIMAGGNSKISVGHIDSKFGISHYQIPHIKRILKNTGLKIEGFHMHTGSDISDIKSFLSGAKILFQTASDFQNIDYIDFGSGFKVPYKENDVKTDINFLSSSITEKFEDFCKTYGSQITLILEPGKFIVSESGYFLVSVNVIKHTISTVFAGVNSGFNHFLRPMFYDAYHCIENISNPNGRFRFYTVVGYICESDTFGFNRKVREIREGDILCIKNAGAYCFSMSSNYNSRYRPSEVMIFKGKDFLIRKRETMQDLIRNIVHIHM from the coding sequence ATGATGCATGAATTAGAAAATAAGAGGAACTCAGTTCAGGGAGAATACTTAATTCAACTCGCAAAAAAATATGGAACTCCACTTTACGTATATGATTCTTGCAAAATAAGGAAACAATATATGAAAATGAAAAAGGCTTTTCATGGCATAAAAAATTTAATTATTAATTATGCCTGTAAAGCTAACACGAATCTAAATATATTAAAATTTTTGCAAAAATTGGGAAGTGGATTAGACACCGTGTCAATTCAAGAAGTAGAATTAGGATTAAAAGCAGGTTTTCATCCTAAAAGTATTATATTCACACCTAATTGTGTTTCTATTCAAGAAATAAAAAAGGCTGTTGATTTCGGGGTTAGAATTAATTTAGATAATCTATCTATTTTAGAACAATTTGGAGAATCTTATCCTGATTATGCTATAGGAATTAGAATTAATCCGCATATTATGGCAGGAGGAAATTCTAAGATTTCAGTAGGACATATTGATTCTAAATTTGGGATTTCTCATTATCAAATTCCTCATATAAAAAGAATATTAAAGAATACCGGACTTAAAATCGAAGGATTTCATATGCATACAGGATCTGATATATCAGATATAAAATCCTTTTTATCAGGTGCTAAAATATTGTTTCAAACAGCTAGTGATTTTCAAAATATTGATTATATTGATTTCGGAAGTGGGTTTAAAGTTCCATACAAAGAAAATGATGTCAAAACAGATATTAATTTTTTAAGTTCCTCTATTACAGAAAAATTTGAAGATTTTTGTAAAACTTATGGAAGTCAAATTACTTTGATATTAGAACCAGGTAAATTTATAGTTAGTGAATCTGGATATTTTTTAGTTAGTGTAAATGTTATTAAACATACTATTTCTACTGTATTCGCTGGAGTAAATTCAGGATTCAATCATTTTCTTCGTCCTATGTTTTATGATGCTTATCATTGTATTGAAAATATTTCAAACCCAAATGGTCGTTTTCGTTTTTACACAGTGGTAGGATATATTTGCGAATCGGATACTTTTGGATTTAATAGAAAAGTTAGAGAAATCCGTGAAGGAGACATTTTATGCATTAAGAATGCAGGAGCTTATTGTTTTTCTATGTCTTCCAATTATAATTCTCGTTATAGACCTTCTGAAGTTATGATTTTTAAGGGAAAAGATTTTCTTATAAGAAAAAGAGAAACAATGCAAGATCTTATCAGGAATATAGTACACATACACATGTAA
- a CDS encoding 5'-3' exonuclease H3TH domain-containing protein: MNNNSKKLFLIDAYPMIYQSYYAYRHKHLFTSQGLNTSPIINFTYFLINTLNNEKPSYMATIFDPSQGVSFRKKEYEKYKAHRKKTPEAIFIAIPYIIKILKTFKVSFFYAPNGYEADDFIGTIAKKAENKGYIIYIITLDKDFFQLVTENIKVYIPPFKGKTKKILGIKEIQKKFDVNHPKQVIDLWSMMGDPSDNIPGLPGIGKKNAIKFIKKYGNIEKLLNSTHDLNGKIKENIEKNKDLGLLSKKLITIVTNIPFFSFHEEKFYVKKPNWNSIKKIFGELEFIRLLKKANEYFQFKTKE; the protein is encoded by the coding sequence ATGAATAATAATAGTAAAAAATTATTTTTAATTGATGCATATCCTATGATTTATCAAAGCTATTATGCTTATAGACATAAACATCTTTTCACTTCTCAAGGACTCAACACTTCACCTATCATAAATTTCACATATTTTTTAATAAACACATTAAATAATGAAAAACCATCCTATATGGCTACTATTTTTGATCCCAGTCAAGGGGTTTCTTTTAGAAAAAAAGAATATGAAAAATATAAAGCACATAGAAAAAAAACACCGGAGGCTATTTTCATAGCTATTCCTTATATTATAAAGATTTTGAAAACTTTTAAAGTTTCTTTTTTTTATGCTCCCAATGGATATGAGGCTGATGATTTTATTGGAACAATAGCTAAAAAAGCGGAAAATAAAGGATATATTATTTATATAATCACTTTAGATAAAGATTTTTTTCAACTAGTTACAGAAAATATTAAAGTTTATATCCCCCCTTTTAAAGGAAAAACAAAAAAAATATTGGGAATAAAAGAAATACAAAAAAAATTTGATGTGAATCATCCAAAACAAGTTATCGATTTGTGGAGTATGATGGGAGACCCTTCTGATAACATCCCAGGATTGCCAGGGATTGGAAAAAAAAATGCAATAAAATTTATTAAAAAATATGGAAATATAGAAAAACTATTAAATTCAACTCATGATCTGAATGGAAAAATTAAAGAAAATATTGAAAAAAATAAAGATTTAGGTCTTTTATCAAAAAAACTAATTACTATTGTTACCAATATTCCTTTTTTTTCTTTTCATGAAGAAAAATTTTATGTCAAAAAACCCAATTGGAATTCCATAAAAAAAATATTTGGAGAACTTGAATTTATAAGGTTATTAAAAAAAGCTAATGAATATTTTCAATTTAAAACGAAAGAATAA